DNA from Triplophysa dalaica isolate WHDGS20190420 chromosome 21, ASM1584641v1, whole genome shotgun sequence:
TTGTGTTTCCCCACCATAAGTACCTCACGCGCTATCATGTTCTCACATCATGACTCCAAGTTTGCTCTAGGCCTGTCATGTGATTTtgtgtattaaaaacatttttgcatataatatttttgttcaatTCTTAAACTCATACATATAATGTGTGCACtattatagtttatattttaagtgcatttagttttatgtgttttatttatgttatattagAAAAAACACCTATAAAAATTAGAGATTCCACTATACTATTGATGTaaagttattttgtattaataaaccacaacaataaattattgttatttttattaatatttattttcaaattttgttttgttttcacagaTCCTGTAGTTCTGGGCGTTACGACATGGCTCAGATGCTGCAGATGGCGATTCCCAACTTTGGCAACAATGTTTTAGAATGTCTAAATGAACAAAGGCTTCAGGGTCTGTATTGTGACGTGTCAGTGGTGGTTAAGGGTCACACGTTTAAAGCCCACCGGGCAGTCCTAGCCGCCAGCAGCTCCTACTTTCGAGATATATTCAACTCCGGCAACAAGAGCTCTGTTGTGGAGTTACCACCAGCTGTTCAGCCTCAGAGTTTCCAGCAGATCCTCTCTTTCTGCTACACCGGACGACTAAGCATGAACTTGGGAGATCAGTTTCTCTTAATGTACACGGCGGGATTCTTGCAGATACAGCAGATTATGGAAAAGGGCACTGAGTTCTTCCTGAAAGTCAGCTCGCCGAGTTGTGACTCGCAGGGTCTTCACGTGGAAGAAATGCCTTCATCGGAACCCCAGAGCCCTGTCACGCAAACGGGAGGAGGTGGGGCTGTGGTCGCCACAACAGCGGCTCGCCCCGCCTCCTGCCTCACGCCACTTCCGTTGGTGTCCAGGGTGAAGACGGAGCAGCTGATACAGGCCCAGCAGCCCCTACAAGAAGCATCGCCGTATTCGGTGGTTTGCGCTCCGGTCGCGAAGCGTCTGTGGGAAGGGGGCAGTCGTGAAGGATCTGGAGGAGGGGGAGGCATTAGGAAAGCTCCCCGTTATTCACAGGAGGTGCCACGCGGAGTAAGTGGGACAATGCCCCAGAGTGCACCTGTATTGGCTGGAAGTGGTACGAGTAACagcaacaataataacaacaacagcgGTAGCACGCCGGATGGCACCAGCCCGGAACCCCCAGCATGTACACGAGTGACTCACCGATCTCCTACCAtgaggatgaggaggaggaggaaattACAGAGGAGACGGCAGAAGAGCAGTACAGACAGATCTGTAACATGTACACTATGTACAGCATGCTGAATGTAGGGACAACAGGTAAGAGAAAACGGCTGGTCACTCATCAAAGTTGAACCATTATTAGAAATTGATAGCTATTGattaattttgtaaataaaggggtacttcaccccaaaatgaaaaattctatcatcatttactgactcTCATTTGTTTCAAAAGCTGTATCTGACTCTTTCTACTGtgaaacacgaaagaagatattttgagaaatgtgcttTCGTGTCcagacaatggaagtcaatgaggtccaaaGTTGTTTGGTCATcaatgttcttaaaaatataaaattttatgTATggaatgaaatcattttcatttttgcgtgaaaATTCACAACGTGGCAATAGATGTGTGTCTGCTtaatgttttaatcatttttttttaaataaccacTGTGTTCCTGGTTTAGCCAATGAACGTGTGGAGTCCCTTCCGGAACACCTCACAGTTGAATCAAGGGGAAGGGGATTTCGAGTGCGGCAAGAACTGGCATCTCTTCCCACGGAGCTCATTGCACAGATTGGAAACCGTTGTCATGTTAAACTTTACGAAGAAGGTGATTCTGCTGAGAAACTGGAGCTGGTAACTGGCACCGGTGTCTTTATATCACGAGCTCAGCTGATGAACTGCCATGTTAGCGCAGGCACACGGCACAAAGTATTGCTCAGACGGCTACTTGCTGCCTTCTTTGACCGGTGAGTGACGTCATATAAAGCGAATCGAAATAAAATGAGTGAATTTAAATAATGACTTATTATAGCTGCCACCCGTTACTTTGAAATCTCTGTTGCCatctgttttaaagggatacttcactcaaaaatgaagattctatcatcatttactcacctttgagttgtttccaatctgtatatatgtatttgttcctatgaatacagagaaagatatttggaagaatgctcataaccggatagattttgccccccattgactcccatagtacgaaaaaatacaatattagtcaaaagtgccccagaactttatGAATTCCAActtctttataatttttttgttccgttaaaaacataaatacattttaaattcatttttcctgctataaggttataagcattcttccaaatatctttctctgtattcatcagaacaaagaaatgtaaacagatttggaacaacttgaaggtgaataaatgatgaaagaattttcatttttggctgaagtatcccttttgaacataaaaaatgatttttatttacgTTCAGTACTTTAAGTCGGTGTAAAACtgttaaatgatgtaaaatCGTACTTGACAGTATGATTTGCTCTATAACTGGTTTTAGCGTTAAAGCAACTGGTTGGGTTTTAATACATCAGGTGTAATTTTACTCTACTTGTTTCGTGTTCTTATAGAAGCACTCTTGCAAACAGCTGTGGGACTGGAATTCGATCCTCCACAAATGACCCGAACCGCAAACCACTGGACAGTCGGGTTCTCCACTCTGTCAAGTGTAAGTTATTGATAATTGTGGCATTAGGattagagatgcactgatatatcggccaatatcgGCATCGATCGATCAAAGCAATTTTCCACACTATCAGCTATCGGGCAATAGTTTCAACAGCAGCcaatgatcagggccgatatgTCCTGTATATCAAAAGGGGActggaaaatgcaatgaatgtgTGCTcagtatatagaaaatgttaggAAACATCAatagtttgatgttcaatatttatagccattatatgaattattaacattcagaagaaaataaatgagtCCTCATTCTGAATATTCTGCTATAGGTATCAATGGAGTAATTTagtatcagtgcatctctaattaggatttttgttttcaaatgtgtgTAATGTGAGGTTTCATCTACATTATTGTTcaattttttgtacttttcaGGCTAAAATTATTTGACATTGTCTGCTTGAGCCTATATTTGTTAGCACAGATAGATACCACATTCAACCCCTCCAGAAAACTTGACACGTTTGCCATATAAAAACAGCCTCTGTTCGTAGAAACACAGAGAtcggtttgtgtgtttttaaactacagtaactttttaatgttgtgttagATAACACTTTCTTGTTGTATGGTTTGATAGCAAGCAataatgagatttttttctctctgtccaCAGTTTACTGCCAGAACTTTGCTCCTAGTTTCAAAGAAAGTGAAATGAACGCCATCGCCGCAGACATGTGCACTAACGCGCGTCGTGTGGTACGTAAGAGCTGGATCCCCAAACTGAAGCTCCTGATGGCAGAAAGCGATGCGTATGCTAACTTTCTTCCAGACGCTGCCAAAATGGAGTCTGACGGCTTGGGGATGGACCACCCCTTTGAAACAGGATCCCTGGAAGGTGGTACGACCTCTGAATCCGGCCAGTCATCTACAGATGCCCTGCAAGGGGTGAGC
Protein-coding regions in this window:
- the nacc1b gene encoding LOW QUALITY PROTEIN: nucleus accumbens-associated protein 1 (The sequence of the model RefSeq protein was modified relative to this genomic sequence to represent the inferred CDS: inserted 1 base in 1 codon); this translates as MAQMLQMAIPNFGNNVLECLNEQRLQGLYCDVSVVVKGHTFKAHRAVLAASSSYFRDIFNSGNKSSVVELPPAVQPQSFQQILSFCYTGRLSMNLGDQFLLMYTAGFLQIQQIMEKGTEFFLKVSSPSCDSQGLHVEEMPSSEPQSPVTQTGGGGAVVATTAARPASCLTPLPLVSRVKTEQLIQAQQPLQEASPYSVVCAPVAKRLWEGGSREGSGGGGGIRKAPRYSQEVPRGVSGTMPQSAPVLAGSGTSNSNNNNNNSGSTPDGXQPGTPSMYTSDSPISYHEDEEEEEITEETAEEQYRQICNMYTMYSMLNVGTTANERVESLPEHLTVESRGRGFRVRQELASLPTELIAQIGNRCHVKLYEEGDSAEKLELVTGTGVFISRAQLMNCHVSAGTRHKVLLRRLLAAFFDRSTLANSCGTGIRSSTNDPNRKPLDSRVLHSVKFYCQNFAPSFKESEMNAIAADMCTNARRVVRKSWIPKLKLLMAESDAYANFLPDAAKMESDGLGMDHPFETGSLEGGTTSESGQSSTDALQGVSGDGSGLF